From one Deinococcus sp. QL22 genomic stretch:
- a CDS encoding helix-turn-helix transcriptional regulator, translated as MNFDETANVFKALGDVHRLRALHFLATVDAGCCSTGQGVCTCDVQEMLGLSQPTTSHHMKLLADAGLVDTEKRGKWTYYTLSAKGMLIARTALDQLLAAVPQEQKEAV; from the coding sequence ATGAACTTCGATGAGACAGCCAATGTCTTCAAGGCATTGGGAGACGTGCACCGCCTCAGGGCACTGCACTTCCTGGCGACCGTCGACGCTGGCTGCTGCTCCACTGGGCAGGGCGTCTGTACCTGCGACGTTCAGGAGATGCTGGGCCTGAGCCAGCCCACCACCAGCCACCACATGAAACTCCTGGCAGACGCTGGTTTGGTCGACACCGAGAAACGGGGCAAGTGGACCTACTACACTCTCAGCGCTAAAGGCATGCTCATCGCCCGCACCGCACTGGATCAGCTGCTGGCCGCTGTGCCGCAGGAACAGAAGGAGGCCGTATGA